Proteins encoded within one genomic window of Acinetobacter sp. WCHA55:
- a CDS encoding sulfite exporter TauE/SafE family protein, whose amino-acid sequence MDIDIIISLIFFAFCAGAIDAAVGGGGLIQIPALMSAFPSMAPATLFGTNKLAAVVGTATSAVSFARKVRFEWKLLAVVAVCAAISSFGGAASVAMIPKEVLQPFVLVMLIVMAVYTLMKKQFGQVHMAQRVTPKILLLAGIGSLAIGFYDGLFGPGTGSFFIFYFIRYLRVDFLHAAALAKIGNVMTNLAALSFFIPSGHVLFAVGGTMAVANMIGSICGVKMALKYGSGFIRILFLILVTILIVRLSYQMFLM is encoded by the coding sequence GTGGACATTGACATTATTATCAGTCTGATCTTTTTTGCCTTTTGTGCAGGCGCAATTGACGCTGCCGTCGGTGGTGGTGGGCTCATTCAAATTCCCGCTTTGATGAGTGCATTTCCGTCGATGGCACCTGCCACTTTATTTGGCACCAACAAATTAGCGGCAGTGGTGGGTACCGCCACTTCAGCCGTTTCCTTTGCACGTAAAGTCCGCTTTGAATGGAAACTTTTAGCAGTAGTCGCGGTTTGCGCAGCGATCAGTTCATTTGGGGGCGCGGCCAGTGTGGCCATGATTCCAAAAGAAGTTCTTCAACCCTTTGTCTTGGTCATGTTGATTGTGATGGCGGTATATACCCTCATGAAGAAACAATTTGGGCAAGTGCATATGGCGCAGCGTGTGACACCTAAAATTTTGCTGCTGGCAGGGATCGGAAGTTTAGCCATTGGCTTTTACGATGGTTTGTTTGGCCCAGGTACGGGCAGTTTCTTTATTTTCTATTTTATTCGCTATTTACGCGTTGATTTTTTACATGCGGCGGCACTGGCTAAAATTGGCAATGTGATGACCAATCTTGCTGCACTAAGCTTTTTTATTCCCTCGGGACATGTGCTCTTTGCTGTTGGAGGTACGATGGCGGTCGCAAATATGATCGGATCTATTTGTGGGGTAAAAATGGCGCTGAAATATGGTAGTGGCTTTATTCGTATCTTATTTCTTATTTTGGTGACGATTCTGATTGTAAGATTGAGCTATCAAATGTTTTTAATGTAA
- a CDS encoding LuxR C-terminal-related transcriptional regulator, which yields MIHYNKLAFDFSPAPIVVLSNRHMVEMNHAFTQMFGYEREELLHHSIIKIFPSIEDYEKVGNDALQSLLQKNSLHYSDQRFMQHKSGEIFWTHTHGRTLTPEDPFQLMVWHFERKEQHPLTSKQKLTKRESEITQLIVNGLTCKEIARKLSLSHRTVEVHKANLMKKLGAHSKSELSSKIIIQNRLTHF from the coding sequence ATGATTCACTATAATAAATTGGCTTTTGATTTTAGCCCTGCACCTATCGTGGTGCTCAGTAATAGGCATATGGTCGAAATGAATCACGCCTTTACTCAGATGTTTGGTTATGAGCGTGAAGAACTTCTTCATCACTCCATTATTAAAATTTTCCCCAGCATTGAAGACTATGAGAAAGTCGGAAATGATGCTTTGCAAAGCCTATTGCAAAAAAATAGCCTGCATTATTCGGATCAACGCTTTATGCAGCATAAAAGTGGAGAAATTTTCTGGACACATACCCATGGACGTACACTCACCCCTGAAGACCCTTTTCAATTGATGGTGTGGCATTTTGAACGTAAAGAACAGCATCCGCTGACCAGTAAACAGAAGTTAACCAAACGCGAGTCTGAGATTACGCAACTCATTGTAAATGGATTAACCTGTAAAGAAATTGCACGAAAACTTTCCTTGTCACATCGTACAGTCGAGGTTCATAAAGCCAATTTAATGAAGAAGCTAGGTGCTCATTCTAAAAGTGAGCTCAGCTCTAAAATTATTATTCAGAATCGACTGACCCATTTTTAA
- a CDS encoding FAD-binding oxidoreductase — MNAPVALTPELLTQLTAIVGENRIKTDADSLENWGRDHTKHFDPNPSVIVFPSSTEQVQAVVKLANEFNVAITPSGGRTGLSAGAVAANGEIVVSMDKMNQILEFFPADRMVRVQAGVVTEQLQNYAEEQGMYYPVDFASAGSSQIGGNIGTNAGGIKVIKYGMTRNWVLGLTVVTGKGDVLRLNKGMIKNATGYALQHLFIGGEGTLGLVTEAEIKLERQPQDLQVMVLGVPDFDAVMPVLHAFQAKIDLTAFEFFGELAMQKVLANGHVQRPFETECPFYVLLEFEAPFEPIMDKAMEIFEHCMEQGWVLDGVLSQSLDQVESLWRLREDISESIAPFTPYKNDISVLITHVPAFIKEIDAIVASNYPDFEICWFGHIGDGNLHLNILKPADLSKDEFFAKCQVVNKYVFETVKKYDGSISAEHGVGMTKKPYLDYTRSAEEIEYMKALKQVFDPNGIMNPGKLFDL, encoded by the coding sequence ATGAATGCTCCAGTCGCTTTAACCCCAGAGTTATTGACCCAATTGACAGCAATTGTAGGTGAAAACCGCATTAAAACCGATGCGGATAGCCTTGAAAATTGGGGGCGCGATCATACCAAACATTTTGATCCAAACCCGTCAGTCATCGTTTTTCCATCGAGCACAGAACAAGTGCAAGCGGTTGTAAAACTTGCAAATGAGTTTAATGTTGCGATTACACCATCGGGTGGTCGTACTGGCTTATCTGCTGGTGCAGTTGCTGCCAATGGTGAAATTGTGGTGAGCATGGACAAGATGAACCAAATCTTGGAATTCTTTCCAGCAGACCGTATGGTTCGTGTCCAAGCAGGTGTGGTGACTGAACAGCTGCAAAACTATGCGGAAGAGCAAGGCATGTACTACCCTGTAGATTTTGCTTCTGCGGGTTCGAGTCAAATTGGTGGAAACATTGGCACCAATGCTGGCGGTATCAAAGTCATTAAATACGGCATGACGCGTAACTGGGTACTTGGTTTAACTGTAGTCACAGGTAAGGGTGATGTGCTGCGTCTAAACAAAGGCATGATCAAAAACGCAACGGGTTATGCACTACAACATTTGTTCATTGGTGGTGAAGGCACACTGGGCTTAGTGACTGAAGCTGAAATCAAACTGGAACGCCAACCGCAAGACCTTCAAGTAATGGTATTGGGTGTACCTGATTTTGATGCTGTAATGCCTGTACTGCATGCTTTCCAAGCCAAAATTGACCTGACTGCATTTGAGTTCTTTGGTGAACTAGCAATGCAAAAAGTGTTGGCAAATGGTCATGTGCAACGTCCATTTGAAACCGAATGTCCATTCTATGTATTGTTAGAATTTGAAGCGCCGTTTGAGCCAATTATGGACAAGGCGATGGAAATTTTTGAGCACTGCATGGAACAAGGCTGGGTGCTGGATGGTGTATTGAGCCAAAGCCTAGATCAAGTGGAAAGCTTATGGCGTTTACGTGAAGACATTTCTGAGTCAATTGCACCATTTACACCGTACAAAAACGATATTTCAGTTCTGATTACGCATGTACCTGCATTTATTAAAGAAATTGATGCCATTGTGGCAAGCAACTATCCAGATTTTGAAATCTGTTGGTTCGGTCATATCGGTGACGGGAACTTACACTTAAATATTTTAAAACCTGCGGACTTAAGCAAGGATGAGTTCTTTGCCAAATGTCAGGTGGTGAATAAATATGTCTTTGAAACCGTGAAAAAATACGACGGTTCAATTTCTGCGGAACATGGTGTCGGCATGACCAAAAAGCCATACCTTGACTACACCCGTTCGGCGGAAGAGATTGAATATATGAAAGCCTTGAAGCAAGTTTTCGATCCAAACGGCATTATGAACCCGGGTAAATTATTCGACCTTTAA
- the truB gene encoding tRNA pseudouridine(55) synthase TruB → MKSSASKIQRRAVNGVFLLNKPLGISSNAALQKVRWLYRAQKAGHTGALDPLASGLLPICLGEATKFSHFLLDSVKRYQTTIQLGHSTTTGDVEGERLLEQAVPELTEDLIQSVLAQFMGDIQQVPPMYSALKKDGRPLYELARKGIEIEREARPVTISAIELLSFTVDSVTLDITCSKGTYIRVLGEDIAKALGTYGHLTYLHRIKTGHFDLIPSYTLEYLESLSEQEREALLLPVYAPVDHFPKVQVPEGRSEYFSRGMESNIEYTAEAQVLVFDGEKCLGLAEITDKKRLVPKRVLNL, encoded by the coding sequence ATGAAATCATCTGCTTCAAAAATCCAACGCCGTGCCGTGAATGGTGTATTTTTATTAAATAAGCCATTGGGGATCAGTTCAAATGCGGCATTGCAAAAAGTGCGCTGGTTATACCGTGCGCAAAAGGCGGGGCATACAGGAGCGCTCGATCCATTGGCATCAGGACTGCTGCCGATTTGTTTGGGCGAAGCAACTAAGTTTTCGCACTTTTTGTTGGACTCGGTGAAGCGTTATCAAACCACCATTCAGCTGGGTCACAGTACCACCACAGGTGATGTAGAAGGCGAACGGTTGTTAGAGCAGGCTGTACCTGAGTTAACCGAAGATTTGATTCAATCCGTTTTGGCTCAGTTTATGGGTGATATTCAGCAAGTACCGCCCATGTATTCCGCGTTGAAGAAAGATGGTCGCCCTTTATATGAGCTAGCCCGTAAAGGGATTGAGATTGAGCGTGAAGCACGTCCAGTTACCATCTCTGCGATTGAGCTGCTTTCATTCACAGTAGACAGTGTCACTCTTGATATTACCTGCTCGAAAGGCACATATATTCGTGTCTTAGGCGAAGATATTGCGAAGGCATTGGGTACTTATGGTCATTTGACTTATTTACATCGCATTAAAACGGGTCATTTTGATCTGATTCCAAGTTATACCCTTGAGTATTTGGAAAGCTTGTCTGAACAAGAGCGCGAAGCACTGTTGTTACCTGTGTATGCACCTGTAGATCATTTTCCTAAAGTACAAGTGCCAGAAGGACGCAGTGAATACTTTAGTCGCGGTATGGAAAGTAATATTGAGTATACAGCGGAAGCACAGGTCTTGGTTTTCGATGGGGAAAAATGCTTAGGCTTGGCTGAAATTACTGATAAGAAAAGATTGGTTCCAAAGCGGGTTTTAAATCTATAA
- the serA gene encoding phosphoglycerate dehydrogenase — MSQHLSLPKDKIRFLLLEGVHQNAIDTLNAAGYTNIDYRKTALEGEALKEAVKDAHFIGIRSRTQLTEEVFEAANKLIAVGCFCIGTNQVNLNAAMVRGIPVFNAPYSNTRSVAELVLAEAILLLRRVPEKSTDTHAGGWNKSAVGSFETRGKTLGIVGYGSIGSQLSVLAESMGMKVIYFDTVTKLPLGNARQVGSMGELLANADVVSLHVPDVPSTRNFFGKDQFAQMKEGSIFINAARGTCVLIEDLADALKSGHVAGAAVDVFPKEPKANGEEFVSPLRNIPNVILTPHVGGSTMEAQANIGLEVAEKFVSYSDKGMTLSAVNFPEIALPLTEGKHRLLHIHKNVPGVLSKINNLFAEHGINISGQSLMTKGDVGYLVMDVDATASQEALDTLQNVEGTIRVRVLF; from the coding sequence ATGAGCCAACATCTTTCACTTCCTAAAGATAAAATTCGTTTCTTGTTGTTAGAAGGCGTTCACCAAAACGCAATCGACACACTAAATGCTGCCGGATACACCAACATCGACTATCGTAAAACTGCGCTTGAGGGTGAAGCGTTGAAAGAAGCGGTTAAAGATGCACATTTCATTGGTATTCGTTCCCGTACACAACTCACTGAAGAAGTGTTTGAAGCTGCGAATAAATTAATCGCGGTCGGTTGTTTCTGTATTGGTACCAACCAAGTGAACTTAAATGCTGCGATGGTTCGTGGTATTCCAGTATTTAACGCACCATACTCAAATACACGTTCAGTGGCTGAACTTGTACTTGCTGAAGCAATTCTTCTTCTTCGTCGTGTACCTGAAAAATCAACAGATACACATGCAGGCGGTTGGAACAAATCAGCTGTTGGTTCGTTTGAAACGCGTGGTAAAACTTTAGGGATCGTCGGTTACGGTTCAATCGGTTCACAACTTTCTGTACTTGCTGAAAGCATGGGTATGAAAGTGATCTATTTCGACACAGTGACCAAGTTGCCTTTGGGTAATGCACGTCAAGTCGGTTCAATGGGTGAACTTCTTGCAAATGCTGACGTGGTTTCTTTACACGTGCCAGACGTTCCGTCTACACGCAACTTCTTCGGTAAAGACCAATTTGCACAAATGAAAGAAGGTTCAATCTTCATCAATGCTGCACGTGGTACATGCGTACTTATCGAAGATTTAGCAGATGCCTTGAAATCAGGTCATGTTGCTGGTGCTGCGGTTGACGTATTCCCGAAAGAACCGAAAGCCAATGGTGAAGAGTTCGTTTCTCCACTACGTAACATTCCAAACGTGATCTTAACCCCTCACGTGGGTGGTTCAACCATGGAAGCGCAAGCGAACATTGGTTTAGAAGTGGCTGAGAAATTTGTTTCTTATTCAGATAAAGGCATGACTTTATCTGCAGTAAACTTCCCAGAAATCGCTTTACCATTGACTGAAGGCAAACATCGTTTACTTCACATCCATAAAAATGTGCCAGGCGTGTTGTCAAAAATCAACAACTTGTTTGCTGAACACGGCATCAATATCTCAGGTCAGTCTCTCATGACCAAAGGTGATGTTGGTTACTTGGTGATGGATGTAGATGCAACTGCATCTCAAGAAGCTTTAGATACTCTACAAAACGTTGAAGGCACAATCCGCGTTCGCGTATTGTTCTAA
- a CDS encoding hemerythrin domain-containing protein, whose protein sequence is MNIFEVLRESHVIQRNLAEQLLQTSGDTPERRELFERLKNELFAHAVAEDRYFYIPLMMTDSGLNITRHALAEHHKMDELLEQLTETEFSNPGWLAIAKKLSETVHHHLQEEEHGFFQQAGKILLDAQKTALAKQYQQEYKKYKKIEKDSLV, encoded by the coding sequence ATGAATATATTTGAAGTCTTAAGAGAAAGTCACGTTATACAACGAAATTTGGCTGAACAACTACTCCAAACTTCAGGGGATACACCTGAGCGCCGTGAGCTGTTTGAACGGCTTAAAAATGAATTATTTGCCCATGCTGTGGCAGAAGACCGTTATTTTTATATCCCTTTAATGATGACTGATTCGGGCCTCAACATTACCCGCCATGCTTTGGCAGAACACCATAAAATGGATGAGTTATTGGAACAATTGACGGAGACAGAATTCTCAAATCCGGGCTGGTTGGCAATTGCAAAAAAATTATCGGAAACCGTACATCATCACTTACAAGAAGAAGAGCATGGTTTCTTCCAGCAAGCAGGAAAAATTTTACTCGATGCTCAAAAGACTGCGCTTGCCAAGCAGTATCAGCAGGAGTACAAAAAGTACAAAAAAATTGAAAAAGACAGTTTGGTTTAA
- a CDS encoding MFS transporter, with the protein MQNVQTLKLSRATLMFPLALVLFEFSVYIGNDLVQPAMLAIAQDFGVSSAWAPSSMSFYLLGGACVAWLLGPLSDRLGRKKVLLSGVAFFVLTCLAILLTQNIESFLALRFLQGVGLSMISAVGYAAVQESFEERDAIKVMALMANISLLAPLLGPVVGAFMIDHVSWHWGFIGIAFLAFLSWFGLKAKMPAAQHSIPKKPLRYIWDDYKTVYKNKTFLALTFGLPMVAMPLMLWIALSPVILVEELGLSSMQYGLAQFPVLGGLILGNIVLIKVIDKMALGKTVLLGLPLMFIGTLLVVLGTIFQSYFLPLLIVGMTLVSFGEGISFSVLYRFALMSSEVSKGTVAAAVSVLMMFTFFFVIELVRMAYVAFGLWAYSLVCFILIALWFSFPCVTVKKVMQSRLESGVY; encoded by the coding sequence ATGCAAAACGTACAAACTTTAAAGTTAAGCCGTGCCACATTGATGTTTCCTTTGGCATTGGTTTTATTCGAATTTTCGGTCTATATCGGTAATGATTTAGTCCAACCTGCCATGCTCGCCATTGCCCAAGATTTTGGGGTCAGCAGTGCATGGGCACCATCGTCTATGTCCTTTTATTTACTGGGCGGTGCCTGTGTCGCATGGCTGCTTGGGCCACTTTCAGACCGTTTAGGCCGTAAAAAAGTGCTGCTCTCGGGTGTGGCATTTTTTGTGCTGACCTGCCTTGCAATTTTACTCACTCAAAATATTGAGTCTTTTTTGGCACTCCGCTTTTTACAAGGTGTTGGGCTGTCGATGATTTCTGCGGTGGGTTATGCCGCAGTACAGGAAAGTTTTGAAGAGCGTGATGCTATTAAAGTCATGGCACTTATGGCGAATATTTCTTTGCTAGCACCGTTACTTGGTCCTGTGGTCGGGGCGTTTATGATTGACCATGTGTCATGGCATTGGGGTTTTATTGGCATCGCCTTTTTGGCTTTTTTAAGTTGGTTTGGTTTAAAAGCCAAAATGCCTGCGGCACAGCACAGTATTCCTAAAAAGCCACTACGTTATATATGGGATGATTATAAAACGGTCTATAAAAATAAGACTTTTTTGGCGCTCACCTTTGGTTTGCCTATGGTGGCCATGCCATTGATGTTGTGGATTGCACTGTCACCCGTAATCTTGGTCGAGGAACTTGGCTTGAGCAGTATGCAATACGGCTTGGCGCAGTTCCCTGTCTTGGGTGGTCTAATTCTAGGTAATATTGTGCTGATTAAAGTCATCGACAAAATGGCACTGGGTAAAACCGTGTTACTCGGTTTGCCCTTGATGTTCATCGGTACGCTGTTGGTGGTGCTCGGCACGATTTTCCAAAGCTATTTCTTGCCGTTACTGATTGTAGGGATGACTTTGGTGAGCTTTGGTGAAGGTATTAGTTTTTCAGTGTTATACCGCTTTGCGTTGATGTCATCTGAAGTATCTAAAGGAACAGTTGCCGCAGCCGTTTCGGTACTGATGATGTTTACGTTTTTCTTCGTGATTGAACTGGTGCGTATGGCGTATGTGGCATTTGGTCTTTGGGCCTACAGTTTGGTCTGCTTCATTTTGATTGCGTTATGGTTTAGCTTTCCATGTGTGACCGTGAAAAAAGTGATGCAAAGCCGTCTTGAAAGTGGTGTTTACTAA
- a CDS encoding EamA family transporter: MPNSQLMAVMFMVLSMLSYQISASFAKQLISVLDPLTVVTLRLCFAAILIVLMFRSWSIIKRLPHLKWKDLLSYTAALCLMNILFYASLGKLPQGIAVGLEFLGPLTLALLSIKQRRDYIWVGLAILGIALMVPWHQANATNFSFLGAAFAVSAGACWALYIYFGQKVVRQNIGMHALSIAITISALVLLPISATHNPTALMQTEYWPKALLIALLATTIPYALDLMALKRLSKLSYGTLSSLSPALAALAGWLLLKEQISMWQTLALVCIMIASVGVTFRAKLQSDDAL; encoded by the coding sequence ATGCCTAATTCCCAACTGATGGCAGTGATGTTCATGGTCTTGTCCATGCTGTCCTATCAAATCAGTGCTTCTTTTGCCAAGCAGTTGATTTCCGTGCTGGATCCCCTCACCGTGGTGACCCTTAGACTGTGCTTTGCCGCAATTTTAATTGTGCTAATGTTCCGCTCATGGAGCATCATTAAACGCCTTCCGCATTTAAAGTGGAAAGATTTACTCAGCTATACAGCAGCCTTATGCCTTATGAATATTTTATTCTACGCTTCGCTGGGTAAACTACCGCAAGGTATTGCCGTTGGTTTAGAGTTTTTAGGCCCTTTAACTTTAGCGCTACTCTCGATCAAGCAACGTCGTGATTATATTTGGGTCGGATTAGCGATTTTAGGCATTGCACTGATGGTGCCGTGGCATCAAGCCAATGCAACCAACTTCTCCTTCTTAGGTGCAGCATTTGCGGTTTCAGCGGGTGCGTGTTGGGCGCTGTATATTTATTTTGGGCAAAAAGTCGTCCGTCAAAATATCGGCATGCATGCCCTCAGTATTGCCATTACGATCTCAGCCTTGGTACTTTTACCCATTAGTGCCACGCATAACCCAACTGCGCTGATGCAGACAGAATACTGGCCCAAAGCCTTATTGATTGCACTACTTGCCACAACCATTCCTTATGCCCTAGACCTCATGGCTTTAAAACGTTTGAGTAAACTCAGCTATGGTACGCTTTCAAGTTTGTCACCAGCTTTAGCAGCCTTAGCAGGTTGGTTACTACTGAAAGAACAAATTAGTATGTGGCAAACGTTGGCGCTGGTTTGCATTATGATTGCCTCTGTTGGTGTTACCTTTAGAGCCAAACTGCAAAGTGATGACGCGCTTTAA
- a CDS encoding EamA family transporter: MPNLKSTPHLQATFLLLIAMLSLQSSGSLAKVLFDQFPILTVSAMRLLLGSIILAVLFKIWQVDFKQVKYKAIISYGFALAGMNLLFYLSIARLPLGIAVSFEFIGPLSVALFYAKQRFDFVWVGLAILGLVLLFPFDQAAQPLDPLGIAFALGAGACWALYIVAGQRPSGVSGNHTVCLGMFVGMLILMPLALFSGLPTNVFEPSNLIYFVALAVLASALPFSLEMIALRNLTALSFGTLMSLEPAIAALSGFVFLGEQLLWSQWLALSVIIMASIGCTYTAQKNRKTAV; encoded by the coding sequence ATGCCAAATCTAAAAAGTACTCCCCACCTCCAAGCGACCTTTTTATTGCTGATTGCGATGCTCAGCTTGCAAAGTAGTGGTTCATTGGCCAAGGTGCTGTTCGATCAATTTCCCATTTTAACCGTTTCCGCCATGCGCTTGCTGTTGGGATCAATCATTTTGGCCGTATTGTTTAAAATTTGGCAGGTTGATTTTAAGCAAGTTAAATATAAAGCCATCATCAGCTATGGTTTTGCTTTGGCAGGCATGAACCTATTGTTTTATTTATCCATTGCTCGCCTGCCGCTCGGCATTGCAGTGTCGTTTGAGTTTATTGGCCCACTCAGTGTCGCTCTGTTTTATGCCAAACAACGCTTTGACTTTGTTTGGGTCGGGCTGGCTATTTTAGGCTTAGTTTTACTATTTCCTTTCGACCAAGCAGCTCAACCTTTAGACCCGCTTGGGATCGCATTTGCACTGGGTGCAGGTGCATGTTGGGCCTTATATATCGTAGCGGGACAGCGCCCATCGGGTGTTTCGGGCAACCATACCGTGTGCTTAGGTATGTTTGTCGGCATGCTGATATTAATGCCGCTCGCCCTATTCAGTGGTTTACCCACAAATGTGTTTGAACCCTCAAACCTGATCTATTTCGTGGCTTTGGCAGTTTTGGCCAGCGCTTTGCCTTTTAGCTTGGAAATGATTGCACTACGCAATTTAACTGCTTTAAGTTTTGGGACGCTCATGAGTCTTGAGCCTGCTATCGCAGCACTATCTGGTTTTGTCTTTCTAGGCGAGCAACTATTGTGGTCACAGTGGCTTGCGCTCAGCGTGATTATCATGGCATCTATTGGTTGTACCTATACAGCCCAGAAAAACCGAAAAACTGCAGTTTAA
- a CDS encoding MFS transporter: protein MEQIQGSGLPHKKSSHRLAGISSMVGTTIEWYDFFIYGAAAALIFNKLFFPNLDPLTGVLAAFATYAVGFIGRPLGGIVFGHFGDKIGRKTMLLTTLIMMGIPTVLIGLLPTYESIGYWATFCLVILRFIQGMAMGGEWGGAVLMAVEHAPEGGKGFWGSLPQASAGGGLLLASLALGAVSLLPEASLFSWGWRLPFLASILLLGVGWYIRVKVPESPDFEKVKEQAHEIKVPAMQVFKNHPRELLTIIFARAAENAWFYIASTFALAYTTTKLGIPRQDILFATICGAGLIMVMTPLCGHLSDKVGQRNMFMFGLLILALYCYPFFTMLGTKDPILVWTAIVLGIGVVFPIMYAPQAQLFARQFPAEIRYSGISISVQFAGVLGGGLAPLIATKLLSIGDGSPHLIIGYIVGMAVFAIICSFFMKPDHLTRKPNTIKVKTEISA from the coding sequence ATGGAGCAGATACAAGGATCGGGTCTTCCACATAAAAAGTCTTCTCACCGTTTGGCTGGAATCTCTAGCATGGTGGGAACGACTATAGAATGGTACGATTTTTTTATTTATGGTGCCGCTGCGGCGCTGATTTTTAATAAATTGTTTTTCCCCAATTTAGACCCTTTAACTGGGGTATTAGCAGCTTTCGCCACTTATGCGGTGGGATTTATCGGACGACCGCTGGGTGGGATTGTTTTTGGACACTTTGGCGACAAGATTGGTCGTAAAACCATGTTGTTAACCACCTTGATTATGATGGGAATTCCAACTGTTTTGATTGGGCTGTTACCGACTTATGAAAGTATTGGTTATTGGGCAACCTTCTGTTTGGTCATTCTTCGATTTATTCAAGGTATGGCGATGGGGGGGGAGTGGGGCGGTGCTGTTTTGATGGCAGTTGAGCATGCACCCGAAGGTGGCAAAGGTTTCTGGGGAAGTTTGCCTCAGGCCAGTGCAGGAGGAGGCTTATTACTGGCTTCTCTTGCTTTAGGCGCTGTTTCTCTATTGCCTGAAGCTAGCTTATTTAGTTGGGGATGGCGTTTACCATTCCTTGCCAGTATTTTGCTATTAGGAGTTGGTTGGTATATTCGTGTCAAGGTGCCTGAATCACCTGACTTCGAAAAAGTGAAAGAGCAGGCGCACGAAATTAAAGTACCTGCTATGCAAGTTTTTAAAAATCATCCACGTGAGTTGTTGACGATTATTTTTGCCCGCGCAGCAGAAAATGCTTGGTTTTACATTGCTTCTACATTTGCCCTAGCTTATACCACCACCAAGTTAGGAATTCCCCGTCAGGATATTTTATTTGCAACGATTTGTGGTGCAGGCTTAATTATGGTGATGACGCCATTGTGTGGTCACTTATCGGATAAAGTCGGGCAACGAAATATGTTTATGTTTGGTCTCTTGATCTTGGCATTATATTGCTATCCATTTTTCACCATGTTGGGGACCAAAGACCCAATATTGGTTTGGACGGCAATTGTGTTAGGTATTGGGGTGGTTTTCCCCATTATGTATGCGCCACAAGCTCAGCTATTTGCCCGTCAATTTCCCGCCGAGATTCGTTATAGTGGTATTTCCATTTCTGTGCAATTTGCAGGTGTACTAGGAGGAGGCTTAGCTCCACTTATTGCCACTAAACTTTTGAGTATTGGCGATGGTAGCCCGCATTTAATCATTGGTTATATTGTGGGGATGGCTGTATTTGCAATCATTTGTTCTTTCTTTATGAAGCCAGATCATCTCACTCGTAAACCAAACACGATAAAAGTCAAAACTGAAATCTCAGCTTAG
- a CDS encoding DUF3817 domain-containing protein, with product MNIQTLRVVGFLEGISFLLLLFIAMPMKYIFDNPILVKYVGMGHGVLFILFLIVLFVVCEKQKWSLKMFILGLIASILPFGPFVFDAKIKKLEPEQAEA from the coding sequence ATGAACATTCAGACATTACGTGTTGTAGGATTTTTAGAAGGGATTTCTTTTTTACTGTTGTTATTTATTGCGATGCCAATGAAATACATCTTTGATAACCCGATCCTTGTCAAATACGTGGGTATGGGGCATGGCGTTTTATTTATCCTGTTTCTCATCGTGCTGTTTGTAGTCTGTGAAAAGCAAAAATGGTCTTTGAAGATGTTTATTTTAGGTCTGATCGCTTCGATTTTACCTTTTGGGCCTTTCGTGTTTGATGCCAAAATTAAAAAATTAGAACCTGAGCAAGCTGAAGCCTAA